A window of Actinomadura viridis genomic DNA:
CAAGTCGATCCTGGACGTGGCGGCCACGCTGGAACGCCTGGAGACGCTGGGCGTGACCGTCGTCGGTTACGGCACCGAGCGGTTCCCCGGCTTCTACCTGACCGAGTCGGGGCACACGGTCGACTGGCGGGCCGACGACCCGGAGACGGTGGCGGCGATGATGGCCGCCGCCGACGGCTTCGGCCTGGACTCGGCGATCGTGGTCGCCAACCCGCTCCCCACGGCCGAGCAGCTGGACCCCGTCCTGCACGACCGCATCCTGGACGAGGCCCTCGCCGAGGCGGACGCGAGGGGCCTGCACGGCAAGCCGGTCACGCCCTTCCTGCTCGACTACTTCCAGCGGGCGTCGTCCGGGGCCAGCCTGGAGGCCAACATCCGGGCCGTCCGGTCCAACGTGGCCCTGGCGGCGCGGATCGCGCGGGCCTGGTCGCCGGGCCGATGACGGTCCTGGTGGTCGGCGACGTGATCGACGACATCGTCGTCCGGCCGCTGCGCCCCACCGCCCCCGACACCGACACGCCCTCGGCGATCACCGCCGGACCGGGCGGCTCGGGCGCCAACCAGGCCGCCTGGCTCGGCGCGCTGGGCGCGCGGGTGCGGTTCGCCGGACGGGTGGGCGCGGCCGACGCCGCCGCGCACACCGCGGCCCTGGCCGCGGCCGGCGTGGACGCCCGCCTGGCCGCCGACCCGGGCGCGCCCACCGGCCGGATCGTGGTGCTGGCCCGCGGCGGCCGGCGCGACATGTACACCGACCGCGGCGCCAACCTCAACCTCTCCGCCGCCGACCTGCCCGACGACCTGCTCGACGGGGTCACGCTGCTGCACGTCTCCGGCTACTCGCTCTTCCAGCCGGGGGTCAGGGCGGCGGCGGGGGACCTGATGCGGCGGGCCCGGGAACGCGGGGCCGCGACCTCCGTCGACCCCGCCTCCGCGGCCTTCCTCGCCGACGCCGGCCCGGAGGCGTTCCGTGCGTGGGCCCGCGGGGCGCGGCTGATCTTCCCCAACCTCGACGAGGGCCGCCTGCTGACCGGTGCCCGCGAACCCTCCGCCGTGGCCGCGGCGCTGCTGGACGACCACCCGGTGGTGGCGCTCAAGCTCGGCGCCGAGGGCGCGCTGGTCGCCGCGCGCGACGGGACCCGGCTCGCGCTTCCCAGCGCCCCGGCGGAGGTGGTGGACCCGACTGGAGCAGGCGACGCGTTCTGCGCCGGGTTCCTGGCCGGATGGGCGGCCGGGCGGCCCCTGGAGGACTGCGCCCGCGGCGCCGTGGCCGCCGCCGGCCGGGCCGTCGCCGCCGTCGGCGCCCGCCCGCGAAAAGAATCCTGAGAAAGTTCCGGCGGGATGTCGATCCCCCCTCCGGCCGCTCGACGCGTAGGTGACAGCGCACCAACGCACCAAGCGGAGGACAGACCGATGGCCACCTTCACCCAGAACCGCACCCGCGCCGCCCGTACCGCCGACGCCGCCCGTACCGCCGACGCCGCCCCGGCCGGCCCGAGCCCCGCGGTGAACCGGGCCCTGTGGACGGCCCAGATCCTGCTCTTCGCCTTCCTGCTGTTCGCCTCGGCGCTGCCCAAGCTCATCGGCGAGGCGAGCACGATCGAGACCTTCGACGAGATCGGCTTCGGGCAGTGGTTCCGCTACTTCACCGGGGTGGTCGAGGCCGCCGGGGCGATCGGGCTGGTGATCCCCCGGCTGGCCGGGGCCGCCGCGACCGGGCTGATCGGGCTGATGATCGGCGCCGCGCTCACCCAGATCCTCGTGATCGAGCCCGCCTGGGCGCTGCTCCCCGTCGCCTTCGGCGTGCTGTTCGGCGCGATCGCCTGGCAGCGCCGGGCCCGGACCCGGGAGCTGCTGGACGGCCTCCTCAAGCGCTGACCGGCCGCCACGCCCCGATCAGCCGGTGCGCCAGGGCACCCCGTGACCGCACGGGACGCCCTGGCGCCGGCCGTTCCGCCTCCGGACGTCGCTGGCCCGGCCGGTCGTGGGCCCGGCCGTCGCTGGCCCGGCCGTCAGGAGGCCGCCGGGCCCAGCCGTACGGGCAGGGTCGACACCGAGTTGGTGAACAGGCTCGCCACCGGGGGGAGGGCGGCGGGGTCGGCCGCCGGTTCCAGGCGCGGGTACCGCTCGAAGAGGGCCTGGAGCGCGATGCGGGTCTCCAGGCGGGCCAGGTGCGGGCCGAGGCAGACGTGGGGGCCGTCACCGAATGCCAGGTGCTTGGCCCGCGGCTCGCGGGCGAGGTCGAACAGGTCGGCGTCCGGCCCGTGCTGCTCGGGGTCGCGCGCCACCGCCGTGTACGGGGCCATGATGGCGTCCCCGGCGGGGATGGTGACGCCCGCGTACTCGACGTCCTCCAGCGGGTAGCGGGCCAGGAAGTTGCCGATCGGCGGGTCCCAGCGCAGCACCTCCTCGACGACCCCGGACCAGGCGTCCTCGCCGCCGCCGAGCACCGTTGCCAGCTGGTCCGGATGGGTGAGGAGGGCCCGTACGGCGTTGGTGATCAGGCCGATGGTGGTCTCGTGCCCGGCGGTGAGCAGCACCCACAGGGTCCCGGCCAGCTCCTCGTCCGACAGGCTCTCGGGGTCCTGGGCCCGGGTGGCGATCAGCGCGCTGGTCAGATCGTCGCCCGGCTCGCGGGTGCGCAGTTCGATCAGCTCCCCGAGGAACCGGGGGATGTCGGCCTGCACGGCGACGACCTGCTCGGGCGTGGTGTCGGTACGGAAGATGGTGTCCACCAGGTGCCGCAGCCGGGCCCGCTGCCCGCCGGGCACCCCGAGCAGCTCGCAGATCACCCGCATCGGCAGCGGGACCGACAGGTGCGCGCGCAGGTCCACCGCGCCGTCCGGGCCGGCGTGGCCGGGCAGCGCGTCCAGCAGCTCGGCGGTGGTCGCGGCGATGCTCGGGGCGAGGGTCTGGACGCGGCGGGAGGTGAAGGTCCGGGTGACCGGGCGGCGCAGCCGGTGGTGCGCGGCGCCGTCGGCGGTCACCATGTTGGTCACCTTGATCATGCCGACGATCGGGTTGTCGTCGGCGAGCTCACCGGTCTTGACGGCGGTCCACTCCCGCCAGTCCTTGCTCACCCGCTCGTCCCGCACCAGCCGGCCGACCAGGTCATGGGTGGTGACCGCCCAGGCGCGCAGGCCCCCGGGCAGCACCACCCGGACGACCGGGCCGGCGGCCCGCAGCCGGGCCGCCTCGCCCATGTGGTCGGCGCCGGTCGGATCGAGCGTGATCACCGGTGTCTCGTCGGCGGACGGGGCCGTGCTCGGGGCGGTCATGGTGCCTCCAGGGGCTCAGACGGTCGGGCGAGCGGTGGGGCGGGGGAACGTGGCGGTGAAGGAGACCGGCAGGGCGGCGGGGCAACGCGTCCAGGGGGACGGCTCGAACCCCAGCGAGGCCGGGTCGACGGTCAGGTGCAGGTCGCGCAGCACGTGCAGGGCGGTCGCGACGGCCGTGCGGGCGATCGTGCGCGCCGGGTCCCGGGCCAGGCAGGCGTGCGGGCCCGCGCCCCAGGCCAGGTGGGCGCGGTTGCCGCTCTGCCAGAACGCCCGGCCGCCGTGCGCGCGGGGGTCGTGCGCGACCCCGGCCAGCCCGAGGACCAGCGCGTCCCCGCGGGCGATCGCCTTGCCGCCCAGCTCGGTGTCGCGCCGCGCGTACCGGGCCGGCATGTTGATCATCGGCGGGGCCACCGACAGGACCTCGTCGAGCGCGTCGTCGATGCCCAGCCGGCCGCCCCGGACCCGGCTGGCGAACCGCGGGTCGACCAGCATCAGCCGCAGCGTCTGGGCGATCCAGCTGATCGTGGTGTGGTTGCCGGCCGACACCAGCACCACGATCGCCTGCAGCGCCTCGGCCTCGGTGCGCAGGTCGGGGTGGCGCAGCAGCAGGCTGGTCAGGTCGTCGGAGGGGGCGGCGCGGCGGGACTCGGCCAGGCCGCCCAGCAGCGCCTCGAACCGGCGGTTGCCCTCCTGGGAGTCCTCCTGCGAGCCGAACAGGGCGCGCATCGCGTCCAGCAGCTCGCGGCTCTGGCCGGGGTCCAGCCCGATCAGGTCGCCGATGGTCAGCAGCGGGACCGCCGCGGCGTACTCGGCGACCAGGTCGGCGGTGCCGCGCTCGGCGAACCCGGCGATCAGGTCCGAGCACAGCGACTCGACGGTACGGCGCAGCCGGCGGTGGTCGATGGCCGCGATGGCGTCCTCCAGGGGGCGGCGCAGCCGGCGGTGCTCGGCGCCGTCGTAGCCGATCACGTTGTCCCGGAAGAACATCATCGGCCCGAGCGGCGAGTCGGGCCCCACGGTGCCGTCCTGGAACGCCCGCCAGTCCCGGCCGTCCCGGGAGAACAGCTCCGGCGTCCCGGTGAGGAACTTGAGCTCCTCGTAGCCCATGACCAGCCAGGCGTGCACGCCCGGCTCCAGCTCGACCGGCGCGACCGGGCCGTGGTCGCGCCACAGCGCGGCGAAGACCGGGCCGAGGTCGGGGCAGGTGGTGGTCGCCGTCAGCGGCAGTGGCGGTGAGGAGATCACGCGTCCTGGCCCCTTCCGGTCCGCAGTTCCACGGCGTGGCCGACGAGCGCCGTCAGCGCGCCGACCGAGGACGCGCGGTCCAGCGCGTTGCAGTCGACGATCGGCGTCTCCGGCAGCAGGTCCAGCGCCTTGCGGAGCTCGCCGGGCGCGTGCCGCGGGGTGTCGGGGAAGTGGTTGACGGCGACCGCGAACGGGGCCGGGACGTGCGTCTCGATCTGGTCGAGCACGTCGAAGCTGCCCGCGAGGCGCCGAGAGTCGACCAGCACCAGCACGCCCACGGCGCCCTCCGCCAGGCCCGCCCACATGCTCCAGAACCGCCGCTGGCCGGGCGTACCGAACAGGTACAGCGCCAGCCCGGGGTTCAGGGTGAGGCGGCCGAAGTCCATCGCCACCGTGGTGGTGGTCTTGCCGCTCAGGTGCGCCAGGTCGTCCACGCCGACGCTGGCCTGGGTCATCGGCTCCTCGGTGCGCAGCGGGTCGATCTCGCTCACCGAGCCGATGAGGCTGGTCTTGCCGACCCCGAAGTCGCCGACGACCAGGATCTTCGCGGTGCGCGCGACCGTACCGGGCAGGTAGGGGACCCGCTCGTTCGACGGCGCGGCCGGGGGCGGGGCCGCGCCGGGGGACGCGGTTCCGGGCGCCGCGGTTCCGGGTGCCGCGGGACCGCCGGGAGCGGGGCCCGGGGCGCCGGGGTCAGAGGTCGCGTAGGCCATCGAGCACCTCCTTCAGCAGTTCTAGGCTCGGATCGGTGAAGCTGCCCGCGTGCGCCTGGAGGCGCCCGGCGGCGACCAGGTCGCCCACCAGGATCCGCACGACGCTGATCGGCAGATCCAGATGGGCGGCGGCCTCGGCCACCGACAGCACCCCGCCGCCGCACAGCCGCAGCAGGGCCCGGGTCTGGGGCGAGGCGGTGAGCGGCAGAGGCGTCTCGCAGTCGTCCGCGGTCAGCAGGGTGTCGACGCCGACACGGGGATCGGACGGCCCCGCGCGGCCGCCGGTGAGCACGTACGGGCGAAGCGGCGTGTCGCGGTACTCACCGGACTCGCTCATGTCATCCCGCTCCCGCGCGGCGGGGTCGCGAGCGTCTGCTCGCCGAGCTTGAGGACCATCGCCTGCATCTCCTGGGCGATCAGCGCCGCGTTGATGACCGGCTCGGTCACGACGGCCAGGCAGGACCGGGCGGCGGCGCTGCGCACGAACAGGTAGCCGCCCTCGTGCCCGACCATCAGCTGGTGCAGCGCCCTGTCACCCGTGCCGAACTCCCCGGCCTGGTCGCGGGCCAGCGACAGCAGCCCGCTGCAGCGCGCGGCCAGCCGGTCGGCCTCCTCCTGGCCGGTGCCCTCCGACCTGGCCTTCAGCAGGCCGTCCACGGAACACACCACGGCGTGCCTGACGCCCTGGACCCGCGCCAGCCTGCCGACCACCCAATCCTGATCAGCCGTCATCGGCCCTCTCCCGTTCGGTACGCGTCGTCGTCAAGGTCAGGGGAGTCCGGCCCGCCGGGATCGGCGTCCGGACCCGGGCCCCCGGCGTCCCCCGCCGGTGCCGTGCGGTCCTGGCCGGGGTGGCCGAGGCCGGCGCCCCGGAAGAGGGCGCCCATCATCTCGCCGGCCTCCTCGGGGGTCTCGGGCGACGGCGCGATCATCGGCGGCGCCGCGGGCGGCGGCACGCCGCGGTTGCGGCGCGAGATCCGCTGGGGCAGGCCCAGGCCGTCGTCCTCGGTGGCGGAGGGCGGGTCCGGCGGCGGAGCGGGTGCCTCCGCGGCCGGGGACGGGAAGGGGACGGGCGGAGAGGCGGCGGCCAAGGGAGCGGGGGGAGCGAGGGAGGCCCGCGCGAAGCCTGTGGACGGTACGGGATCGGGCGCGGACTCGGCGACGGTGACGAGGTCCTTGGGCACCAGGACGATGGCCTGGAGCCCTCCATAGGGGGACTCGTCCAAGGTCACCTTGAGCCCGTGCCGCTGGACGTAGCGGGCGACGACCGGGAACCCCATCCGGGGGACCTCGCCCATCTCCGCCAGGCTCACCGGGCGGGTGCCGTCCAGCAGCGCGCGGGCCTGCGACATCCGGGGCTCCTCCAGCCCGGCGCCGTGGTCGTCGATCCGGAACACCGCGCCCTGCGCGGCGCCGCTGACCCGGACCGAGACGGTGGTCGCCGTCGGGGACGACTCGGTCGCGTTCGCCAGCAGTTCGGCCAGGACGTGGATCACCGACTCCAGCGCCGCCGGGGCGATCGCGGTGTCGGGGTCGCCCTCCACGCTGACCCGCCGGTAGTCCTCGATCCGGGCCTGGGCCGCCTGGACCACCTCCGCCAGCCGCATGGGCGAGTCCCACTGCTGGCCCTCCCACGTCCCGCAGGCCACCGCCAGGCCCTGCGCGAGCCGCGCCGCCTGCGCCGCCAGGTGGTCGATGACCTGGCAGGTCACGTACAGCTCGGGCAGGTCGCGGTACCGCTCGGCGGTCGTGGCGGCCTCCGCCTGGACCCGGTGCATCGCCGACTGGACGCGCCGGGCCAGGGCCACCAGCGTGAGCTGCTGCGACTCCAGCACGTCCTGCCGGTCCCGCCACAGCCCGGCGGCGGCGTCGAGCACCTCGTCCCGCATCCCGGCCAGCCGCGGGTCCAGCGCCTCCTCCCGTTCCAGGGACGGCACCGTACGGCCCTCCCAGGCGGCGGGGAGCTGTGTGCGGAGCAGGTGCTCCACCATCGCGGCGGTGGTCTCGTTGCGGGCGGCCAGGTCACCGGCGTGCGCCTGCCACATCCGCTCGCGCGTGATCTGCTCCTGCTGGAGCGCGTGCAGGGCGGCGGCCTGCTGCTCGGCCTGGCTCCGGTAGTGGGCCACCGCCTCCAGCGCCGCGCGATGCCGGCCGCTCAGCCACCAGGCCACGGCGGCCGTGGCGACGGCGAGCAGGTCGGCCACGATCGCCAGCGCCCAGGCCACCGCCCCCATCTCCCCCTGGTACGCCGACAGCGGGGCGGCGATGACGGCCACCGCCGCGCAGGCGGCCAGGATCGGCACCGCCCGCCTTGGCGCCTGCTCGGTGGCCGGTGAGGGGGGAGGCGCGGGAGGAGTCATCGTCGCTTTCATCGGGTCGGGGGCGTGGGCGCGCACGGGCTCGCGGGAGAGGCGTTCGTGCGTTTGCGGGGCGTTTCCTCACAAGGGAAGGGACGGGGCCTCGGTAGAGACCTCGGTACGGGTCCTCGGCAAGGGGCCTCAGCGGGCGGGCCGCCGGCGGGATTCAAGGGGAACGCCGTCCGGGAGGGCCGCCGCGACGCCGGGGGTGCCCGGCCGTGGGACCCGTGCGCAGCCGTCGGGCCGCTCGGCGTCGTCATCGCGCAATGGCTCGGTCGTTCCCTTTCCATCGCTCGCGGCGTTCGGGACCGGTCAAGCCAATCGCGGGAGGCGTCCCTCCGTCAAGGCGTCCTTGATCACCTAAGAAGGGTGTCCCGGAAAAATTGAAAAGAGTCGTTAATGTCCTGAATTTCCGAATTGACTGACCTGGTCAAACCGCCGGCGCCCGCCCTCCGGTCGCGGGGCCGGGGCGGGTCCGATCCGTCCGCTATAGTGAACGCGGCGAAGGGGAGTAGTCCCGATCCGCTGAGTGGTCGACATACTGGCGCGAGCCCGGCCCTCAGGCCGTGGGAGCCGCCCGCCGGGCGGGGTTCACGGTGGACGAGACCTTCGGTCTGGTAAGGCGTGCCCGGTCTCCGGCCGGGCGCATCGGTATGCCGGGCCGAGCGGACCTCCCCTCCCTCCGGGGCACGCCATACGGGCCGCCGGGCCGGCCCTGAAGGAGAAGGGCCCCGAGAGCCGCATGTCTTTCGATCTGGCGACGTTCCTCACCGCGTTCGCCGTCATCTTCCTGGCCGAGCTTCCGGACAAGACCATGTTCGCGTCACTGGCCATGGGGACCCGGATGCGCCCCCTGTGGGTCTGGTTCGGCACCTCCACGGCGTTCCTGGTCCACGTGGCGATCGCGGTCGCCGCGGGCAGCGTCTTCGCCCTGCTCCCCAAGCCCCTGGTCCAGGTCGTCGCCGCCGCGCTGTTCGCGTTCGGCGCCTACACCCTGCTGCGCGGCGGGGGCGACGACGATGACGAGGACGCCGCCCCGGACAAGAAGGTCACCGGCCTCTGGCCGACCTACCTGACCGCGTTCACCGTGGTCTTCATCAGCGAGTGGGGCGACCTGACCCAGATCACCACGGCCAACCTGGCCGCCACCCGCGGCCCGCTGCCGGTCGCCCTCGGCGCGCTGCTGGCGCTGGTGTCGGTGTCCGCACTGGCACTGATCGCCGGCCGCTTCATCGCCGAGCGCGTCCCGCTGCGGATCGTGCAGCGGATCGGCGGCGTCCTGATGGCCGGCCTGGCGGTGTGGTCCCTGACGGAGGCGGTGCTCGGGTGAGCGGACACGGACACGGACATGGGCACGGACACGGACATGGGCACGGGCACGCCCACGGGGCCGGGACGGGCGGGCCCTCCGACCCCGCCGTCGTACGGGGCGTCCTGGCCGTCATCATCCCGCTGGCGCTCCTCACGCTGGGCGCCCTGATCTGGATGTGGCCCGACGACGTCCGCACGTCCGACGGGCCGCCGTCCGCCGGGGTGACCCGGATCGCCGGGACGGTCGACGACATCGATCTCAAGCCCTGCCCCCGGCAGGGCCCGGTGCCGGGCGCGCCCGGCGCCGAGCCGGGCGGCGCCCCCGGCGGCACGGGGGCCGCGCCGCGGCCCACGGACCCGCGCCGGTGCGGCAACGCGCACGTCCGGATGGAGGAGGGCCCGCAGGCCGGACGGGTCGTCACCGTCGCCCTGCCGGACGGCCCCGGTACCCAGGTCTTCGGCACCGGCGACGCCGTCATCCTCCTGCACATGCCCGGAGGCGGCGGCGGGGACGGCAACGAGTACCAGCTGTCGGACCACGACCGGACCACCCCGCTCTGGCTGATCGGCGCAGCGTTCGCGGTGGCGGTGATCGCGTTCGGCCGCTGGCGGGGGGTGACCGCGCTGGTCGGCCTGGCCGTCACCTTCGTGCTGCTGCTGACGTTCCTGATCCCGGCGATCCTGGGCGGCGCGCCGCCGCTGCTCGCGGCGATCGTCTGCTCCGCGGCGATCATGCTGACGGTGCTCTACCTCACCCACGGGCCCGGCGTCACCACCTCGATCGCGGTGATCGGCACCCTGGGCAGCCTGACGCTGACCGGGCTGCTGGCCTGGCTGTCGATCCGGATGACCCACCTGAGCGGCATCACCGACGACAGCTCGCTGAACCTGGACCTGGGCTACCAGATCAGCACCCAGGGACTGCTGCTGGCCAGCATCATCATCGGGTCGCTCGGGGTCCTGGACGACGTCACGGTCACCCAGGCCGTCACCGTCGGCGAGCTGGCCCGCGCCAACCCCGCCTACCGCTTCGGCCGCCTCTACCGGGCCGCCGCCCGGGTCGGCCGCGCCCACATCGCCTCCGTGATCAACACCATCATCCTGGCCTACGCGGGCGCCTCGCTGCCGCTGCTGCTGATCCTCAGCATCGGGCGGCAGCCCCTCGGCGAGGTCATCACCGGACCGACCATCGCGCAGGAGATCGTCCGCAGCGTGGCCGGGACGCTCGGCCTGATCGCGGCCGTGCCGATCACCACCGCGCTGGCCGCGCTGGCCGCCTCCCGCAGCCGGGGCGCCGCCCCCGCCCCCGCCGAGCCCGCCGTACCCCCGGCCCGTGGTGGGCGCCGGCGCCGCCGAGGCCCGGAGGACCCCGGTGAGGCGTTCTTCCCCGACATGCCCGGGGACGCCCCGCCCCGTCCCGGCCCGGGTCCCCGTCCCGGCCCCGGCCCCCGTCCCGGCCCTGGCCCAGGCGCAGGCCCGGGCGCAGGCCCTGGCCCCCGTCCGCGTCCCGGTCCGGACAGGCACGGCCCCACCGGCCCCGGCTGGTGAGCGGGGCCTTCCTTGAAGGGTTCTCAGCCATCGCGCGAGCGCGTCGGCTGCCCGGTGGGGCGAGCGCCGTGGGCCGGGACTTGGAAGCCGAGCGGTTCAGTCGGTGAGGATCAGGTCCAGCGCCACCGCGGCGGTCCATGACTGGGAACGGGCGCCCAGGGCCTCGCCGGTGAACGGGTGGTAGTACTCGGCGAACAGCCCGTCGGAGAGCTGGTCGAGGGCCGAGGCGCGCAGCACGGCGGCGGCCTCGGGCTCGCCCGAACGCTCCAGGCCCCAGATCAGCAGCCAGGTCATCGGCGGCCACTGCGGGCCGCGCCAGTAACGGGCCGGGTCGAACGCGTCCGAGGACGGGCTGGTGCTCGGCGGGAGCGCGACGGCGAGGCCGGGGTGCCCGCACCAGTCGGGGGAGAAGAGGGTGTCGACGAGCCGGCGGCGCCGTGCGGCGGGCAGCCCGCCGCACAGCAGCGGCGCGAAGCCCGCGATGGTCCGGGTGCGCAGCGTACGGCCGGTGCGCAGGTCGAGGTCGGCGGCGAAGCCGTCGTCGTCGGTGGTCGCGGCGACGCCGCGGCGGAACCGGTCGGCCTGGCCGCGCAGCTCCTCGGCGCCGGGCAGCCGCAGCTCGTCGGCGACACCGGCCAGGTCCTCGGCCGCGGCGGCGAAGATGGCGCTGGAGAAGACGTCGGCGACCAGGAAGCTGAGCGTGTCGCGGGCGCGGGCGTCGTCGTAGCGGGCCCGCCGCAGCTCCTCGATGAGCCACTGGTAGCGGGCGTAGTCGCCGTCGGTGGGACGCTGCGCGGCAACGCCGCCGACCGAGCCGAGCGCGTGCACGTCGGCCCGCTGGAAGGGGACGAACGCGGCGGCGGGGACCACGGCGGAGTACGGCTCGTCCCAGCGCGGGGAGTTGTCCAGCCCGCTCTCCCAGCCGTGGTAGATCGTCAGCAGCCCGCGCCCTTCGGGGTCGCGCCGTTCGGCCAGGTAGCGGTGCCAGGCCAGCAGCGCCGGCCACAGGGCCCGGATCCGGTCGCCCGCGGCGCGCTCCTCGGCCCGTCCCGCGCGCCGGGCCGCGTCCAGGACGCGGCGGACGGCCACGCCGTGGACCGGCGGCTGCATCAGGCCGCTGGTGGCCGGGCCGCTCGGGGCGTCGGCGGACAGCTCCCGGCAGGCCCACCGCTGGGGGCCGGGCTCGTAGGAGGCGTCGCCGTCGGAGAAGACGATGTGCGGAACCATCCCGTTGCGCCACTGCGAGGAGAGCAGGGTCTCCAGCTCGGTGAGCGCGCGGTCGGTGGACAGCCGGGCCAGGCCGATCGCGATGAACGCGGCGTCCCAGCTCCACATGTGCGGGTAGAGCCCCGGCGCGGCGACGGTGAGCCGGCCGCGGTCGTTGCCGCGCAGCGCGTACGCCGCGCGGCCGGCGGTCTCGACGTCGGTCAGCGCGCGGGGCGTGGCGCGTCCGGCCCGCCGCTCGAAGCGGGCGCCGTCGAGCCGCGCGCCGCCCACCTGGGTGCGCGTGGCGAGGGGCCGGGAGCCCGCCGTCCGG
This region includes:
- a CDS encoding DoxX family protein, with protein sequence MATFTQNRTRAARTADAARTADAAPAGPSPAVNRALWTAQILLFAFLLFASALPKLIGEASTIETFDEIGFGQWFRYFTGVVEAAGAIGLVIPRLAGAAATGLIGLMIGAALTQILVIEPAWALLPVAFGVLFGAIAWQRRARTRELLDGLLKR
- a CDS encoding ATP-binding protein produces the protein MPILAACAAVAVIAAPLSAYQGEMGAVAWALAIVADLLAVATAAVAWWLSGRHRAALEAVAHYRSQAEQQAAALHALQQEQITRERMWQAHAGDLAARNETTAAMVEHLLRTQLPAAWEGRTVPSLEREEALDPRLAGMRDEVLDAAAGLWRDRQDVLESQQLTLVALARRVQSAMHRVQAEAATTAERYRDLPELYVTCQVIDHLAAQAARLAQGLAVACGTWEGQQWDSPMRLAEVVQAAQARIEDYRRVSVEGDPDTAIAPAALESVIHVLAELLANATESSPTATTVSVRVSGAAQGAVFRIDDHGAGLEEPRMSQARALLDGTRPVSLAEMGEVPRMGFPVVARYVQRHGLKVTLDESPYGGLQAIVLVPKDLVTVAESAPDPVPSTGFARASLAPPAPLAAASPPVPFPSPAAEAPAPPPDPPSATEDDGLGLPQRISRRNRGVPPPAAPPMIAPSPETPEEAGEMMGALFRGAGLGHPGQDRTAPAGDAGGPGPDADPGGPDSPDLDDDAYRTGEGR
- a CDS encoding TMEM165/GDT1 family protein — translated: MSFDLATFLTAFAVIFLAELPDKTMFASLAMGTRMRPLWVWFGTSTAFLVHVAIAVAAGSVFALLPKPLVQVVAAALFAFGAYTLLRGGGDDDDEDAAPDKKVTGLWPTYLTAFTVVFISEWGDLTQITTANLAATRGPLPVALGALLALVSVSALALIAGRFIAERVPLRIVQRIGGVLMAGLAVWSLTEAVLG
- a CDS encoding YibE/F family protein, with translation MSGHGHGHGHGHGHGHGHAHGAGTGGPSDPAVVRGVLAVIIPLALLTLGALIWMWPDDVRTSDGPPSAGVTRIAGTVDDIDLKPCPRQGPVPGAPGAEPGGAPGGTGAAPRPTDPRRCGNAHVRMEEGPQAGRVVTVALPDGPGTQVFGTGDAVILLHMPGGGGGDGNEYQLSDHDRTTPLWLIGAAFAVAVIAFGRWRGVTALVGLAVTFVLLLTFLIPAILGGAPPLLAAIVCSAAIMLTVLYLTHGPGVTTSIAVIGTLGSLTLTGLLAWLSIRMTHLSGITDDSSLNLDLGYQISTQGLLLASIIIGSLGVLDDVTVTQAVTVGELARANPAYRFGRLYRAAARVGRAHIASVINTIILAYAGASLPLLLILSIGRQPLGEVITGPTIAQEIVRSVAGTLGLIAAVPITTALAALAASRSRGAAPAPAEPAVPPARGGRRRRRGPEDPGEAFFPDMPGDAPPRPGPGPRPGPGPRPGPGPGAGPGAGPGPRPRPGPDRHGPTGPGW
- a CDS encoding cytochrome P450 family protein — protein: MTAPSTAPSADETPVITLDPTGADHMGEAARLRAAGPVVRVVLPGGLRAWAVTTHDLVGRLVRDERVSKDWREWTAVKTGELADDNPIVGMIKVTNMVTADGAAHHRLRRPVTRTFTSRRVQTLAPSIAATTAELLDALPGHAGPDGAVDLRAHLSVPLPMRVICELLGVPGGQRARLRHLVDTIFRTDTTPEQVVAVQADIPRFLGELIELRTREPGDDLTSALIATRAQDPESLSDEELAGTLWVLLTAGHETTIGLITNAVRALLTHPDQLATVLGGGEDAWSGVVEEVLRWDPPIGNFLARYPLEDVEYAGVTIPAGDAIMAPYTAVARDPEQHGPDADLFDLAREPRAKHLAFGDGPHVCLGPHLARLETRIALQALFERYPRLEPAADPAALPPVASLFTNSVSTLPVRLGPAAS
- a CDS encoding DUF742 domain-containing protein; this translates as MSESGEYRDTPLRPYVLTGGRAGPSDPRVGVDTLLTADDCETPLPLTASPQTRALLRLCGGGVLSVAEAAAHLDLPISVVRILVGDLVAAGRLQAHAGSFTDPSLELLKEVLDGLRDL
- a CDS encoding roadblock/LC7 domain-containing protein, whose product is MTADQDWVVGRLARVQGVRHAVVCSVDGLLKARSEGTGQEEADRLAARCSGLLSLARDQAGEFGTGDRALHQLMVGHEGGYLFVRSAAARSCLAVVTEPVINAALIAQEMQAMVLKLGEQTLATPPRGSGMT
- a CDS encoding GTP-binding protein, with the protein product MAYATSDPGAPGPAPGGPAAPGTAAPGTASPGAAPPPAAPSNERVPYLPGTVARTAKILVVGDFGVGKTSLIGSVSEIDPLRTEEPMTQASVGVDDLAHLSGKTTTTVAMDFGRLTLNPGLALYLFGTPGQRRFWSMWAGLAEGAVGVLVLVDSRRLAGSFDVLDQIETHVPAPFAVAVNHFPDTPRHAPGELRKALDLLPETPIVDCNALDRASSVGALTALVGHAVELRTGRGQDA
- a CDS encoding cytochrome P450; amino-acid sequence: MISSPPLPLTATTTCPDLGPVFAALWRDHGPVAPVELEPGVHAWLVMGYEELKFLTGTPELFSRDGRDWRAFQDGTVGPDSPLGPMMFFRDNVIGYDGAEHRRLRRPLEDAIAAIDHRRLRRTVESLCSDLIAGFAERGTADLVAEYAAAVPLLTIGDLIGLDPGQSRELLDAMRALFGSQEDSQEGNRRFEALLGGLAESRRAAPSDDLTSLLLRHPDLRTEAEALQAIVVLVSAGNHTTISWIAQTLRLMLVDPRFASRVRGGRLGIDDALDEVLSVAPPMINMPARYARRDTELGGKAIARGDALVLGLAGVAHDPRAHGGRAFWQSGNRAHLAWGAGPHACLARDPARTIARTAVATALHVLRDLHLTVDPASLGFEPSPWTRCPAALPVSFTATFPRPTARPTV
- a CDS encoding carbohydrate kinase family protein, whose protein sequence is MTVLVVGDVIDDIVVRPLRPTAPDTDTPSAITAGPGGSGANQAAWLGALGARVRFAGRVGAADAAAHTAALAAAGVDARLAADPGAPTGRIVVLARGGRRDMYTDRGANLNLSAADLPDDLLDGVTLLHVSGYSLFQPGVRAAAGDLMRRARERGAATSVDPASAAFLADAGPEAFRAWARGARLIFPNLDEGRLLTGAREPSAVAAALLDDHPVVALKLGAEGALVAARDGTRLALPSAPAEVVDPTGAGDAFCAGFLAGWAAGRPLEDCARGAVAAAGRAVAAVGARPRKES